The sequence below is a genomic window from Cucumis melo cultivar AY chromosome 5, USDA_Cmelo_AY_1.0, whole genome shotgun sequence.
TCACTCTTTACTACTTTAATTGAATGATAATTAACGTTAACTTGAACGTGGTTTAATTAACGATGGTGTGTTTAAGCTTTTAGTTATATTGCTTAATTTAATTATGTggcaaatatatattttatttatttcttaaaataattttgtgTTTTAAGAAACTTTtcataattaagaaaaagaaagacattgtgtatatataaaaaaatcttgAATATTTTTGGATGGGTTAATTTTCACCTGCTAGACAatatttatttatcatttaaaattttatggaTAATAAATCTCCAAAATCAACTTTAAGATTTGAAAGTTTCTGTTCTTTTtgataaattaatataatgactagtttgtttgataattatttcttcattctctttttctttgatTAAGAAAAGTATTGAAGTACATTTTGGTTTGTATTTATCTTTGTGTTGTCCATTCATTTGAACTTTTGATACGACAAACGCACAAATtctatgttttttaaaaaagaagaaagagtagAAGTTTCATGATTGGAATCGAACATAATAGGGACATTTGTGACTTTTCATCTATTAAAGAGTCCCCACAAATAAATTTGTGAAAAAAAGATGGTCCATATTCATCATAATTGAAAACTCAAATGACTCATTTTTATCAATTTCTCTAAACTCTTTCTTGATCTTCTCttttaatctatatatatatatatatatatatatatatatatatatatatatatatatatatatatatatatatatattttgtgttTTTTAATGTATGTTGTGTGATTGGAAGGAGATGAACAAAAGTAGAAACACTCCATGACTGACCCATTCTGATTCTGCACTTTAAATCATTTCAAAACAAACAAGCATGGATTGACCCTATGTTTATGCTATTTTTTAGTAAATAATTGTCACGTGCCACTTTCTTTgtcaatatatacatatatattatataaatcacttagaaaaaatttaaagtttttgttcgagattttttcaaaaataataaaaaattataaattatttacactctGGATAAAAAAAATCACTAAAGGTAAAAACTCATTAcaatgtaaataatttgtccattcttccattttttttaccatttattattattattatttatttattcgttaaaaataaataaataaaaatattatttacgATTTCCTCGATGCAATAATTGGATGAATACAATCTATTCACTAAAACTTTcatataattaagaaaaatgtcGATCATCTTGTgctttaatttctatttattttggtctttttattttttcaaaaaaaaagaaaacatttattTTGTTCAAACGTTTATATCTTTAGAAAGCTATCAATTTAGCCAATTGTTTTTTTGGTGTCAGCGATGAACTTAACCTTATATATATTAGAGCCTTAAAATGATTATTTGAGATGATGAAATTGGTATAGGACGGAACCATACAATGAAACTTCATACAACGAGTGGGTGGAGACGGGCTTGGCTCCTGCATTGCCAGCAACTTTGTCGGTATACAAATGGGTCAAAAAGCTTGGCTTCAAGATTTTCATTTTAACTGGGCGACCTACTTCTCTAGCTGCTATCACACAACAAAATCTCATCGATGCAGGTTACTCCGGCTGGGAGAAACTCATCCTcaggtattatatatatatacacatatcaGTTTAGAATTAGGATTAAACAGTACTTGATaataatatatcatgcatttaTTATAGGGGACCTGAGGACGAAGGAAAGAAAGCTACGGTATACAAATCAGAGAAGAGAGCTGAAATAGTGAAACAAGGATACACAATTCAAGGAAACACTGGAGATCAGTGGAGTGATTTAATAGGATATGCTGTTTCGAAACGATCGTTCAAGCTTCCAAATCCAATGTACTACGTTCCTTAAACCTCAAGAGATCTGGCTTTTGAGCAGTAATAATTTGTTTTCCTTACGGAGTATGGACTATTGCTTTCGATCATGTcgttaaaaatgtttttaagaACTTTTAGTCTCATTTCTACTCCATAAAAGTAATGTTAACTATTAATAAAATTGAGTGGGGGAAACACATGCCCAATTATATTTTCTATCGTTACTATTTGtgttcttctttttgttttttatccTTTCCAATATAAAAAGATGAAATGTTTTAAATCCATCACTAACTTAGTTGTTGATAGTACATTAAACATATTTAATGTTAGTCATTGACGTAAATTTATTTTAgctttaaaactattttttacaattaaaaagaaaaagaaaatcagtctaataataataattagacaattttctttttgtacaaaaaaaaaatggtttcaAAAGAGAAATCATTATATGAGCCATCAAATAAGCAGCAAACGTTGAAAGACTAAATAATTTGTCTTTCAAATTAATAGCTTTTTattttcctaaaaagaaaacaataaatttcCACTCTCTTCCTCTCTCCAACTTGTAATTCACATTTTATTCTACACCCCATGGCTTCTCCTCCCTCAATTCTCtccctcctccttcttcttcttcttctcaattTTGTTATCACAGCTGCCACCATCTCCACCACCAACTTGCCAAGTGCAATGGCACGACCGTACCCCAGAAAACACGTTGTCCGAGCCGAGGGCAACCCGAGATGCGAGAGCTGGAAGTTTGCTGTGGAAGTGAATGCAGCAGGATCGTGGAAGTCTGTCCCACGGCCGTGCATTGCATTCGTCCGAGACTATTTCAATGGTGATAGATATCTATCGGACTCTCGAACGGTGGTGAATTACTCGTTGACCTTTGCTAATTCGGTCAACATGGCCGGGAAAGAAAACGGGAGGAATGCTTGGGTTTTTGATGTGGATGAGACATTGCTTTCCAATTTGCCATATTATAGAGTTAATGGATACGGGTTAGCTTTTAATGTTCAttctaatttatatatattctctTAATTAAATATCTAGAGGGagatgatattattattattattattattattttgagaattggaaacaaaatgattaaaagtagaaaaaaaaaaaagaggtggGGGTATGGGGTGGGTGTACTGTCATGTGGTTATTTGACTAAAAGGCCTAAGACCTACAAAAATTATTGAATAAGGCTGCTCTTTGATGTGTTTTGTTTGTTTCCCCCCATGCCTAGATTCCAAAAGAACTATCTGTTGTTGgaaatataattaaacttaaTTAAGGTTTTGGGTTAATTTGTGATCTTAAGAGTGTGATTGTTCTATTTTTGGCGTTGATGTTGCTGTTCTGTGCAGTTTGTTGTTttctaatattttcttttatgtgtAGGTCTGAAGCTTATAATAATACAGCATTCAATGAGTGGGTGAATAAGGGTTTGGCTCCTCCATTACCAATGAGTTTGAGATTATACAAAAAGCTCAAACACCTTGGGTTCAAGATTTTTCTTTTGACTGGACGTGGTGAATCTCAAAGAAATGTCACACAACGAAACCTTCTTGAAGCTGGCTATTTTGGTTGGGACAACCTTATCTTCAGGTTTGGATTTTAGTTTCTGTTATTAAACTTACTTAATTTGCATCTTAATGTTATAAATTTAATCAATCTTGGGATAAAGTGATCTTATTTCTGTTTAGAGGGTGCATGGTCTGATTAAACTTGTTTTGTTCATCTAGAGGACCTGCGGATGAGGGAAAGAAAGCTGCAGTATACAAATCGGAGAAAAGAGCTGAATTAGTTAAAGAAGGTTATGTAATTCAAGGAAGCTTAGGAGATCAATGGAGTGATTTGATTGGCTTTGCTCTCCCAAATCGATCATTCAAACTCCCAAATCCAATGTATTACATTCCATGAACGTCATTAAAGTTTTCCTTTCCTTATCATAataactcttttttttcttaatcatTTGAAACtatgtttaagtttatgtttatttAACATAGTATATTACCATTAAGTttttcaaatcaaaaaataaaaacatttaaaTCAATCAACTTTCAAAATGGTTATTTAGTAGTAGGCCAACCCATGTGATCCAACATCTGCCATATTTAAAGCCACATTATCCACTTTCAAACATTCAataaaataacaacaaaatCTAAGACAATTTTCATAGCATGGAGGAGGGTACCTATATttatatctatctatctatatatatatatatatcatcaaatctttctatagtttatcttttaaaaaatagcatCAATAACTAAGTGGATGGTATGATCAATTTTTCTTCCATTGTCACAATTGTGctaaagagtaaaaaaaaaaacgataaaaatttagataaatgtgttttgaaattataaaacaaaaagatGTAATAAGAATAACAACAAAACTAAGTGGTGAAAGATTGGATGAAAATGTAGGGTAAAAAATATGAGTAATTAGATCAGAGATTTGATAGTCATGTTCTTGTACAAATCTACACCATTAAAAATCTTCAGATAGTACTGTTTCCATGAAGAATTAAATGTGAAAAAGATTTACATTCAATTCTTCCCCTCCCAAAAAAGAATCCGTATAGTTATTGCCATTTAATCAATCACCTACCCACCGGCTTCCACCTCCTACTTCTTCCCTTACGGACGTGGCGCCCCCTCCTCCCCCGTCGGTGTTTCAACTATCCGTCCACAAACCAACGGCCGCGGAATCACCGGAACCCGAAAACAGTTCAACCCAATTCCCGGAATTACAGAACATTCAGGCGACGGCCGCTGAAGAGTAACTCCGGGAATGCAATTGAACGACAAATCGAACCCGCCGAAGAGATTCCGGCACTGCTGGTTGAAGCCGGAGAAGAAATTGTCTGCTACGGATAGATGTATGAGGCTTCTTAAAGAACAGACCAAATCGGAAACGACGCCGGATAATTGGTTGTGGGCAAGATTCAAAATCTCGACTTGGTTCATACAAGAGATTGTATCGGGAAGATGACCGAACAATTTGTTGGAGCTGAAATCCAAAACTTCAATCTCTGTTAAGAACCCAACTCCTTCGGGAATGCAACCGCTTAATTGGTTGTTTAGAAACAGGATTTCCTTCAGTCTTGGACCCATATACCCAAAACTCGCCGGGATTGCTCCGGTGAAGTTATTATTTGCTAAATTTATCACAGACGCCGGCGAATTTCCGAGGTTTTGTGGGATTTCGCCGGCGAATTGGTTATTGTTGAGGAAAATGGCGTCTAGTCCCATGTAAAACAAACTTTCCGGGATTGCGCCGGTGAAGGAGTTGAATCTGAGGTCCAAATACCTGAGATTTGGAATGTAGAGAGTGGCGGATGGGAATTCACCGGAGAAATTATTGTTGCTGAGATCGAGTTCTTGAAGGCGTACGAGTTGACGGAATGTTATCGGAACGATGCCGGAAAATCTGTTGCTGTTTAAGTGAATGAGGGTCAGATCGTTGAGAAGAGCCAGCTCCTTGATGAGGGTTCCTCTGAGATTTTTTCCATTAAAGTCGATTCCGGTGATGGAGATTTGGCCGGAATTTAGACGTGTACAAAAGATTCCTTTGTAAGAACACACATCGGAGCCAACCCACGTGGTTAACATTCCAGTTGGGTCATCGGAAATGGCAGATTTCCATGTCTGAAGAACTGAGTATGCTCTGTTTAGAACAGTCTCTAATAATGGATTCGGAGTTGGAGTCGGAGTAAGAGTCGGATTCGGAGTGTTTCCCCCTCCACCACCGATCCAAATACCATTTCCACCGCTGCCTCCGCCACCACCAAAGCCAAAACCAACTCGGCCACTTACCCCGCCGATAACAGCTCCAGTAGGAAGAATTAAACCACTTAAAAAAAGACCCAAAAAAACCCAACACTCCATTTTTTAAGTTCTATACACTCACCATGAGTTTGATATTATTTGTTTTGGTTTCAGCATTGaagatagaaaagaaaaaaaaaaaaaaaaagcttgaGAATGGTTAAAAATGGAGTTCCTAACTTGAAGAACACTTCTCTATTTCCTTGGGTTTATAGTGAGgactttcccttttctttttggtCCTAACTTTTTGTGagcattctctctctctctctctt
It includes:
- the LOC103498276 gene encoding acid phosphatase 1-like, whose protein sequence is MYPKQHIVGAEGDPNCESWKYSIEVNNAGTWYSIPRPCIEFVREYINTGGYLADSRSAAAFSLTFARSVKVGEGKGMDAWIFDVDETLLSNMPYYKATGFGTEPYNETSYNEWVETGLAPALPATLSVYKWVKKLGFKIFILTGRPTSLAAITQQNLIDAGYSGWEKLILRGPEDEGKKATVYKSEKRAEIVKQGYTIQGNTGDQWSDLIGYAVSKRSFKLPNPMYYVP
- the LOC103498270 gene encoding acid phosphatase 1-like; translation: MASPPSILSLLLLLLLLNFVITAATISTTNLPSAMARPYPRKHVVRAEGNPRCESWKFAVEVNAAGSWKSVPRPCIAFVRDYFNGDRYLSDSRTVVNYSLTFANSVNMAGKENGRNAWVFDVDETLLSNLPYYRVNGYGSEAYNNTAFNEWVNKGLAPPLPMSLRLYKKLKHLGFKIFLLTGRGESQRNVTQRNLLEAGYFGWDNLIFRGPADEGKKAAVYKSEKRAELVKEGYVIQGSLGDQWSDLIGFALPNRSFKLPNPMYYIP
- the LOC103498263 gene encoding leucine-rich repeat extensin-like protein 4 — encoded protein: MECWVFLGLFLSGLILPTGAVIGGVSGRVGFGFGGGGGSGGNGIWIGGGGGNTPNPTLTPTPTPNPLLETVLNRAYSVLQTWKSAISDDPTGMLTTWVGSDVCSYKGIFCTRLNSGQISITGIDFNGKNLRGTLIKELALLNDLTLIHLNSNRFSGIVPITFRQLVRLQELDLSNNNFSGEFPSATLYIPNLRYLDLRFNSFTGAIPESLFYMGLDAIFLNNNQFAGEIPQNLGNSPASVINLANNNFTGAIPASFGYMGPRLKEILFLNNQLSGCIPEGVGFLTEIEVLDFSSNKLFGHLPDTISCMNQVEILNLAHNQLSGVVSDLVCSLRSLIHLSVADNFFSGFNQQCRNLFGGFDLSFNCIPGVTLQRPSPECSVIPGIGLNCFRVPVIPRPLVCGRIVETPTGEEGAPRP